From the genome of Halobacteriovorax marinus SJ:
ATTGTGGATACTGGCTTTTTCAAAAACTTCATTCACTCTAATTTTAAAGACCATGACGTTATCACATCTAAATGCGGTGGTTATGGTAATCAAAAGCTAAGTTTTGTTTATAACAAGAAAAAGTTTCAACATATAAGAACTGAAGAAGATCTCGCTATTACGGGTAAGAATAGTTGTAACTCTGGTGTTCGACCTCTTTTAAAGATTAACCTTAAAGACTTTACAAGTAAGAAAATTTTTTGGGTCTACCTAGTACATCTAAAAGCAGGCTCCAACTCAAAGGATATTCAATTTAGAGACACTCAATTAAAGTATCTTAAGTCTCAACTCTCCCCAAAGAACGCCTACGTCATTATGGGCGACTTCAATACAACACAATACTTCCACAGTGAAGGAAACTACTTTCATAAATTTATAAGAGACGCTAAACTTATTGCGTCCTCTAGTGAAATTGATTGCAGTAGCTACTGGTGGGGAGGTATTAACGATGGCCTCTATTACCCTAGTCTCTTAGATCATATTTTAGTGACTAAAGAGTTAGTAGGTAATTTTAATAGAATAGATTTTACAAATACCGAGCACTGCGCGCAGAATACCTGTCAAATAGCCTCACTTCAGGAATTGGGACAGAGTTATAATAGTGTTAGTGACCATTGCCCCATCAGGGCAGAACTTAGATAGGAATAAATATGAAGTACCTCTCATTTGATATTGAAGCAACTGGACTAGCAGAAGATGATTTAATTATTGAGTTTGGAATGGTTCCATTTTGCGCCGAAACGGGAGAGATTGCTCACGAACTTCAAAGGAATTGGTATATAAAGTGCCCCAGTTTTGAAGAGCTTAAACCAAAGCTGGATCAGTGGGTAATCGATCATAATGAAGAATTAATATCTAAGGCCCATGCACAGGGAGAAGAGCTCTCAAAATTTAAAGAGATACTAACTGAGTATCTTGAGAGTGAAGAAGTTATCAATTACTTTGGAAAGAGTGATAAGGATAAAATTATTCTCTTTGGTAAATCGATGAATGCAATTGATCTACCTTTTTTAAATAGAGACTTGGGGTGGGATTTTATGAGAAAGCATTTTCACCATCAAGTACTAGACCTATCAAGCGTTGTTATTGGACTTTGTGATATGAAGCTACTTCCTAATGAATGTCAAAGCGGCTCAGGTCTAATGAAGTATTTCAAAATGGGTGATGTGGCCCACACTGCACTTGAAGATGCAGTGAATACGGCCAAGCTCTATCTTATGATCATGGATTCAATTAAAAGGTAAGCCTACTTACTCTTGTAACTTACAAAGTTCTTTGGATTCAATGCCTTTGAGTTACGTCTAATCTCAAAGTGAAGGTGAGGCCCAGTTGATCTCCCTGTACTACCTACAAGAGCAATAACCTGTCCTTTATGAACTTTCTGTCCCTTAGCTGTGTAATTCTTAGATGCATGAGCATAGACAGAGAAAATTCCATTCTTATGAGCAACGACAGTAATATTTCCATATCCACCCATTTCTTTACCTGAATAGACAACAACTCCTGAATCAATACTCACAATATGTGCACCATTTCTAGCTGGAATATCGATTCCATCATGATGTCTTCCCCAGCGTCTGCCAAAACCAGAACTAATTCTAGAGCTTGAAGGAACTGGCCAAATATAGCGCCCACTTGCCATATACTGAACAGTACTTGCAGGCATACGCATATTCTTTGCACCGATAAGACCACGCTCAAGTGGAACGAAGAACCAGTCGCCCACTTTGAGCGACTTCTTATTATTGGCCTCTTCTAAGACCCACTTATCAACTTTAAATTCTTTGGCGAGCTTAGTGTATGAATCTCCCTTTCTTATCTGAACATATTGTCCACTCCCAAGGTGAGAGCAAGAAAAGCAAAACATTACTAGTGCCAATAATATGACTTTTAAATTCAAAACATTCTCCTAAAAAGCTAGGAGAGGGTTCTCTATTTTAAAGAATCTAAGAACTCACTCCACTTTTTAGGCTCTTCGGAACTTTGTGAGAGTAAATTTAGGCATGTGAAGGAAATTTTTTCCTCATCTATAACCGAGCAATCTGATCCAGCGTCATTATTATGACCATTATACTTACCACCAATCCAAAAATATTCTCTATTTCTAAAATCAGTTCTCATATCAATATTCTCAGAGTACCTTCTAAAGCCTAGGTGAGCTAGCTCAACGCCCTTAACCTCACTCTCTAGTACTTCTGGTACATTTATATTCAAAAGTGTCATAGGCTCGATTAATTTGTGTACATTGGCCTGAACTAACTTCTTAATAAAGTTTGCGGCGGTATAAAAATATTTATCATCTGGTTTCTTGGTAGATGCGAAATCCATTGCGGAGCTTACCGCAATACTTGGTATATTGTGAAATGTGGCCTCTCTAGCAGCAGCAACAGTACCTGAGTAATAGATATCTTGACCAAGGTTAGCTCCCCTATTAATTCCAGAGATAAATAGGTCTACGCTTTCTTTATTAGCAATGTGACCAAAGCCCATAAGTGCGCAATCTGCAGGATAACCACTACATCCATAGATATTTTCTTTAATTTTTACAACTCTAAGTGGGTGATCAAGAGTTAGAGTATGTCCTGTAGTCGATCTCTCTTCTAAAGGGGCCACCATAGTTACGTTGGCAATCTCACTAAGAACTTCGAAAAGAATATTTATACCTGGTGCATAAACTCCATCATCATTACTTATAACTATATTTAAACTCATAGAATCTCCTTACTTTAGAGCAATATTGCTAAATATATACAAAAAGTAAAGTAGACCTAGAGATCAATATTTCTAAGATATTCTATATGGCCAGAAACCTTGGAGAGGTCAACATTTCGGTAACAGATCTCTACCTTATCACTTATATTCAGTGATATATCTGTGAAGTCAAAGTGCTCTGAAATGGATGCAAAGAGATTGCTATCCCAATCTAGCTGGAGGATGAGCTTAAAATTTTCATCTTTTAAACAATTGATATAGAGCGAGTGAAAATTATTGCAGAAGTTAAGTAAAACTCCATCTTCATGAAGCTTTAATAAATCACTAAATTTAAAGATTATGCCTCTTAAATATTTTGCATTAGGAATTTTATCAATAAAAGGTGATTCGAAATTATAGTGCCAAAGAAAAGGTGTTTCAAACTTGTCGTAGAATTGATCTGAGTTCATATCTGAGAACTCTAAGTAAGTATTAGCACTACCACGAGAAAGCTTTAAATCATCAAGTATCTTTGAGATGACAAAGTCTGCTTCATTTTCAAAATGAAGATAGATTTTCTCTTGGATTTGTAGCTCTTGTTGGAGTTGCATAAAGATATGCTGCTGTAAAAAATTAAAACTCTTTGCCCTAAAATCAAAACTTAATTGATCTACGCCAACTTCTTTTAATCTTTGAATTGTTCTCTTGTCGTATATGCCTGCGACAATAACTGAGCTTTTCATCAAGTATTATTATACAAGAATTTGAGAAAATAATTCTTGCTGGCAAGATGTTCCAATAGACTCGCAGTGAAATTGGTAAGTCACTATATTCTTTGAAATACTGGCCAAGATTTCTCCTTCACTCCCAAGAATTTCTAAGTCAAAGTTATAATCTATATCTCTTGGTCTAACTGCCCAAGAATTATAGAGCTGAACTTCTAGTTCTCTAGATCTTAGTTCTTTAACTAGAGCACTTGAGTCAGGAAAGAATATACTCTGAGATTGCCCGTGAATTGGTGTCTCCAATCTAGAAATACTTCTGCCAAGTTCGTGTTGTATTAATTGATGGCCAAGGCAAATACCTATTAATTTAATTTTTTCACTTAGAGAGTCTAAAATCAATTTAGAGACCACAAAAGAAAAATCAACATAATCTTCTATATGCCCTGGTCCTGGACCAAGAACAATATGCGAGAAGTACTCCCCCATATCAATTTGAAACTCCCTAAAATGAAGGATTTCAACCTCTATATTCATAGATTTTAAGGTAGAGAAAATATTAAATGTGAAACTATCCTCGAAATCTAAAATCAATACTCTCAAGACTACTCTCCTCCAGATAGAGAATAGAACTTATTTTCGTTGAAATTAATATAGAAGTTAAACGCGATAGAGTGTTCAATCTCAGTAGTCTTATAAGAAACATCTGCCTTCCAACAATTATTAAGAGGTGAATAAAGAAGTTGGTAATAAGATTCAGTAAAACCTTTATCATCTAAATCATACCTTTGAATTGTTTTTAAATTAAAGAGGTCATTTAGCTTTAAACTAGCAGTTAAATCAGCTGTCTTATTAATTGGAGTTGTAAATGAATCATACCTAAAGGTAAGGCCGTAATTAAATCGACTAAGCTTATGAGCAATAGAGAAATTTAAGATATGCTCATTATTTTGATGATAGAAGTATTCAGAGAGAGAGAATGAAAAATTGCTAAGAGAGAAGCCCGTCCCAACATAGAGTCTTGTAAGCTTATCTACTGTATTATCTGTATTAGCATTTAGATCAATCCCCTGAGAGACATCAAAATAAGCAACTTTACTATAGCTAAAGTTATCTCTTAAATACTTACCATCTCTAAATACATTGACCTCTTTAGGATACTTTTTAATAAGAGAGTTGGACCACTGAAGCTCTAGTGTATTTGAAACAGGTAGAGATGTTCTTGATGATACGTGAGAGAGCTCAAACTCTTTTTCTCTAACTGAGTCGATAGAGTCAAATTGCCCATCACCACTTTTAATTTGGTTAGCAAACTTCTGACTTCCCTTTTGTTTTTGATCAGCTAGGTAATAGTGCTTAAGTTTATAGACTTGGGAGTATCTATAACTATTTCTCGAGATCTTATATTGATCTTCAGTAAAAGATTCATTTATCTTTGGAACACTCCCTACATGTCCCTCAAATTTGATATCTTCTTCCTTTGTTTCAATATCTAAGCCTTTAGACTTCTCTAGATCTATTCTCTCAAGAGGAATACTCTCGTCATAGGAGAGACCAAAAATCTTACTAATTTCAAAAGAAGCTTCATTCTCATAAACAAAACCACTCTTTGAAAATTTCTTATCCCCTTGCTCATGTGAGAACCAATAATCCTGTCTATCCATTGAAACCGATGATTTAAAGTTCACTGGTCCAAGATAACCTAAGTCCCACAATAATTTTGGCCTAAGGTTTAGTCTTGTGGCATTTCTAATATACTGTCCTTCATTAAAGTGATTTTGCTTGAAGACCACACCTTCAGACTTCCACTGAAAACTCAAACTCTTACCGCCAAAGAAATCCCCCTGCCACAGGTAGAAAGGTATAGAGTTAAAGTGAACCCTCGGTAGTGTTTGAACATAATCGTGATCAAACCCCTTCGGATTCTCAAATAAGAGATTTCTCTTAAACTCTACTTCGGCACCAATATCGAAGAGAGAATTATAAATATTTAGATAAGATTCTAGCCCTAAATCAGAGCTTCGAAGACGTTTATCATAGTAGCTCTCTAAATCTCTTACTTGATCAAGATCGCTCATACCACTAAAGTAAGTATGAAAATTTACGGTATTGTCTAAGAAAGAATGAAATTCAAAGTCCCCACCAAGTCTTTGATTGTGGGTTCCACTCACTTCATAGTCATCTTTTCCAGGGGTCCAAATTCTATCATTTACTCCTATTGTATTGAGCTCTAACCATGTCTCTCCACGAATGGCCTGCCTAAATTGTAGCTCACCACTTAGACCTCTTCGCCCCCTTACCATAGGAGTAAAAGTAAGATCATTGTGATCACTTATGGCCCAGAAATAGGGAAGGCCGAAGTGAACACTTTCTTTAGAATCAATTTTGATCTTAGGAAAGAGTAAACCACTTTCACGGTCTTTTTTAATCGGCAATACAATGTAGGGAACATACATTACAACGACACCATTTACTTTGATATAGGCGTGTTTAATTCTAATATATTCATTCTTTGTGATTTGAACTTCTTTTCCCAATATACTCCATGACTCAGGACAGTCACGACAAGTAGTATACTCGGCCTCTCGACCAATGAAGACATTTTCAGAAATCTTAGCGAGATACTTTCCAACGACAGTATAATTAGAGTTTATAATTTTACCGTTATACACACCTAGATAGGATGAGTTGAAATTGTATTCCATCTTAGAGCCAAAGACAGTCATATCACTACTAATATAGCGAACATTTCCTAGAACTTCGGCGTCTCCAGTTTTAAAGGAAATAGATGCTTTTTCACCGTAGATAGAGTTTCTCTCATGGTTAATGATAACATTACCAACTGCCTCAAACTCATTATTCTTAGAACGTCTATAGGCCTTATCAGATAGAACTTGAACTTTATTGCCGAAAGAGAAATTTACTCGTTTATCATCAGCAAGAGCTTTAATACTAAAAAAGATTAAAGCGAGTATTAAGATATTTTTGAACTTCACCAATGAAGTAGTATGAACCAGTGACAATCCATTGCCCTTTTTTAGAATTAATAACTTCATCCAAATAGCTCTTCCAGTCTCCACAAATCTCGTAGTCATCACTCATTGGAATCGACTGCAGATCAAGGGCCTTAAGATGATCAAAACTCGTAAAATTGATAGACTCCCATAAGCAAGGAGAAGACTTAAATATCTCAATACTTGTTTCTACATCTTCAATCTTTCTCTTTGAAAATGCACAAAGAAGATGGGACTTTTCGCTTTGTTTTTTACTTAGAAAGAAATCTCTCATCTTTCTAATTCCATCAATATTATGAGCACCTATAAAGATAAACTTAATATCCTTAATTGTCACTTCTTCTTGTCTACCTTTTGTCACAGTGCAACTAAACTCCGACGCTTTTGAAATAAGCTCTTCACGACTAAGAACTCCCTCTTGCAGATAAGTTGTAAAGTAGAGAGCAAGTAGCTTATTGCGAAGAAAGTAGTCATCATCCTCTAAGAGTACTCCACTCTCAAAGAGATCAATAAAGTGATGGCCTTTTAAAATCTCACCTTGACGCTTTCTTAGAAAGCTTTGCGAAAGAGCAGAAAAATGAGGAGCAGGGGCGCGACATACACCGAGTTTCTCTTGTAAAATTCCCGTTAAAGAGCTTCCAAGAAATTCTTCGTGATCTTTAGAGATAGAAGTTAGTAGGGTGTAATCGGCATCTAAGAAGTTAACTGCATCAAGTCTTCCACCTAGTCCAACCTCTAAGATAATATAGTCTAACTCTCTCTTTGTTGCGATAGAGCAAAAACAGTAAAAGAGAAACTCGTAGTAACTTAATTTAAAATCTTTACTATAAACACGCTCAAAGACTTCTTTTAGGTTATCGTGATCAATATTTTGATCATTAAATTTAAACCTTTCAGTCACACTTAAGACGTGGGGGGAAGTCCATAACCCAGTCTTAAATCCTTGACTCACTAAAATATCATTAATGTAGTGAGACGTTTGTCCCTTACCATTGGTTCCAGCTATTGTGATAATTTTAGTTTTTGAATGAGAGATCTCTTCTCTAAAAGAATTGAAGTACTGTTGAACTTCAGAATGATTTGGATTGAAGAACTCTGCCCCAAAGTAGCTTTGGAGCAGTTTATCTAAATAATCATCTTTAAATTTATGGTAGGCCATTCCTACTTTTCAAATAACTCAACAAAGTAGCTAAGTTCTTCTTTAAGCTGGTGACGATGAACAATTCTATCAACAAAACCATGCTCTAATAGGAATTCAGATCTTTGAAAACCTTGTGGAAGAGTTTGACGGATAGATTGCTCGATAACTCTTGGCCCTGCGAAACCGATTAGAGCTTTAGGCTCGGCAATATTTATATCTCCAAGCATTGCATATGAAGCGGCAACACCACCTGTAGTAGGATCAGTTAAAATAGAGATAAATGGAATACCTGCATTTTTAAGCTTCTGTCTTGCTGCTGATGTTTTGGCCATTTGCATGAGAGAGAGAATACCTTCTTGCATTCTTGCTCCACCAGATGAGCACAGAACAATTGCTGGAATTTTCTTTTCTAGAGCTATGTCCATAACGTGAGCAACTTTCTCACCTGTAACAACGCCCATAGATCCACCCATGTACTGAAAATTCATTACACAAAGAGCGACATCTTTCTTATTTATCTTACCAACACCACAAAGAGTTCCATCATAAAGACCAGTCTTTTCGTAGGCCTCACTTAGTCTTGTTTTATAAGATTTCTTATCTACAAACTCTAAAGGATCAGAAGAAGTCATATCCTCAAGATGATACTCAAAAGTCCCCTCATCAATGATAAGGTTAATTCTCTCATGAGCACTTAATCTAAAGTGATGATCACAATAAGGACAAACCTGATAAACTTCATCTAGCTTATCACTTTGAATAATTTCCGAACAATTTGTACACTTCTTCCAAAGTCCAGAAGGAGTATTTGTTGAAACTTTCTTTGCACTTTTCAATTTAGGGTTTTGAACCGTATCAAACCAACCCATATGGAATCTCCGTATTTATTACTATTTATGTATTGCCATGATGATATTGCAATTCTCTTTAGACAAGGTTTTTTTTAGACGCCTAGCGGAAATGCCATATATTTTTGGCTACTTAGTGAGAAAACTCAATAAAAAACTAAAACAGCTAAGGGGTTGAAAGTATGAGAATATTATATCTGAGTTTTTAACTAAACTATTTCTCATATTAGCCGATGAGGTATGAGAGGTAGAATAAAAAAAATGAGAAGAGAATTAAGAATAAATTTAAATTTTGTAAAACTATTGAGTTTTAGCTTAATGCTGCCTCTCTTTATACTCGTCTCAAATAATGCACTCGCAATGACTAAAGAGCAGTGTAGTCTAGAATACAAGAGCAATTTGAATCAACTTATAAATCAAGACGATGGAGCTGCAAGGGAATTAGCCGAAAAAGTTCTTGGCAGTAGTTTTCAAAAATTGGCCTATGCCAATCACCTCTTTGCAAATGGTAGTGAAGAGCAATTAAAAGAATTTGAAGATAAAATAGACAAGTATATTAGAAATAATAATCACTCACCTGCCATGGATGCATCAAAGGTAATGGAGCAGTTAACAGAGTTTAGCTCATCATTTAGAGATGCACGAGAAATGAAGGAATCATCTAGGGCCGCAGTAAGAAATGCGACAAAAGAAAAGTTAGAGGCCCTTATTGTCTTTTCAAGAAGCTTGGATGATAAGAAATTTCACATTGCAGACTATGAAAAAGAAGCTCTTAATAAGTTTAACTTCAGATCTCAAAGTAAGAAAGTTGATGGCTGGAATCTCTTTGTAGGAGATGTGGCCAGAAATTTCTACCAAAGAAGGTTTCATGATAGAGATGGAACTAGAGATGATGTTGATAGAAATTTCTCTGCCAAGAAAGTTTCGACTTATGATAGCGATGTTAGAAGTGCAATCAAGAAGCTAAAAGAAGAAATTATAGAAATGGCGAAGGATATGTCACAAGATTGCCATCAATTTCTAAGAGAGAATGCCTCTAACACTGGAATGTGTAGTCTATCCTCCCCCTTTGATCCTCCAACTCAAGGCCTAATTCTAAGTACTGAAAATATACTAAGTAGAATCAACTCTCCAGAAGCCACAAATATTAATAGACCTATTTCTGTTCACTATGCTGGGGCACAATTTAGTGTGGAAAGTTGTAAAGTAAGCCCAAGTGAAGGATTCCCGGGCAAGTATAAAATTGAAATGGCCATGGACTTTCAATATATTCCAGGTGCTGATAATCAAGACTGGAGTATGAACCTTTTTGACGGATCACAAGGTCACGATCACGTCATTAGAAATGATGGTGAAAACTTTGAAGATGGCTCTAATAAAACGCTTAAGAGATTTACAGATAGAGTCACATACGATGGTGTCAGTTTTCCAAATGACGACCCCCACTCTCAGCTTCAATTTCATTTCACCAATAGTGCTGGTGAACAAATTAAAATGCTCTCTATTGATGACAATTACTCCAATAGAGACTTAAATGGCAATGGATCTAAATACTTCATTGACTGTAATCCTAGACCTAAACCTGAACCTGAAGAGCCATTAGAACCTGTACATCCAACGGATCCTCTTATCATCTACGCTTTTTCAGCAAGTAGCGATAAGAATATTGTCACACTAAAATTACAAAAAGATGAGGAGCAAGCAAACTTTGAATCTGATGAGCTTAAAGCTTCCAAAGTAAACTGGACTCTACCTGAAGGCCTTACATGTATAGATAATCCTGAAGATCTACATAAGTTAATTTGTGCTCTAGATAAAGAGGTTACTGAAGAAATCGAAGTTAAATTTGAACTAGTAGATCATCAAATTGATACTAATAAAGCCTCACCTCCAGAAGCCTCATCAATTATACTTAAGCCAGAGGTACCTGCTGGGCCAACAATCAAAGTAGAAATAACTGAAGATATACCAAATGTCTCGGCCAAACTAAGAGCTGTCGTTACAGGAGCTCCAGAAGGATCTAAAGTAAAGTGGAAGTATAAAATTACGAACCTAGATAACTCTGTAGAAGAAAAAGAAGAAGAACAACCTATTGATTACGAACTTACTACAAATCTCTTTAACAAAGTCGAGTATACTGTTACCGTAGCTGATCAAAGTGACAACGGTGTGATGGAAAATAAAGTAGGAGTAAGAATTAGTAAAGATGGACAAAATAAACTTGAAGACAAAGAAGTAAAATTAAAGGCCAGTGTGGATGAAAAGTATAAAGACCTTCCTGGTAATTATAAATGGAAATGTGATGATAAAGAATGTGGTCAAGGTCCAAAGCTTGAACTAGAGCGTACAGAGGAAAAGCAAACTATTTCTGTTACTTTTGAAGTACCTGACAAAGTAAAAACAACAAATTCCTACACTGTAAGTCCTCTCAAAGAAGAAAGAGAAAAGAGTGATAACGACGAAGACGAATGTGAGGAAGAAGACGAAGACAGTGATCCGTTTAGCTCTCGTCGCTCTAAAGGCTGTACTCCAAAGGAAGAAGCTAAAACTTTTGCACCAAAGTATATGCCACCAATGCAGCAGCCACTAATACTGCCGCCTTCTACGCCATATATTACACCTGGCTTTAATTAGAAAACATAACTGGTATCATCGGAACCTAGAACAGATATTCTATCGCTTCCGATCATATCAATTTCTTTAAAGAGCTGATCCTGGAAGTTAGGCTTTAAATGTCCGAGAAAAATAGGAACGTCTGCAGGCATTTTCTTCATCTCTTCAACCATAGTACTTGGAGTATGGTGCTTTGAATCCAGTGCTACTTGCATCATATTATTTGGAAAACTCACCTCAGTGAATATCGCTTTTAAATTCTTCTTAGTTTTTGCCACTTCCCAGATTCTATCCGTAGGCCCTGTATCTTGAGTAAAAACAATGCATGAACCATTTTTTTCAATAATAAAACCATGCCCGGGACCATCGTGATTAACAGGAACAGGTGTAACTTTATAATCACCAATCTCAACTTCTTTCTCAGGCTCTAATTCATTGAAATGAAGAGTTGGATTCTTTGCACTTGGTAGCTTTGTAAAATCTGGCCAGATCTTATCATTCAGCAAGTGAGTCATTATTGTCTCTTTAACTTGTTTAACTGTATGGATTTCAAAAGGTCTTCCCTTTTGACCAAAGCAATTATCGGCCAAGAAAGCTAAGTCAGATATGTGATCTAAATGAGAGTGGGAAATAAGAATATTATCTATTAGAACTTGCTCGGGGATTTGAATACCACTGGCCACAGAGCCTGCATCTATTAATAATTTACCATCAATGAGGTAACTTGTTGCTCTAAAACCTGGTGACACTCCACCGTGTCCACCGATAATACGTACTAACATTTTTCTTCCTTAAAAAATTATCTAAATATATTTTAGCTTGCTTTCTTCT
Proteins encoded in this window:
- a CDS encoding exonuclease/endonuclease/phosphatase family protein, with amino-acid sequence MTSFNIRNLEVNSPYSTDPIVLKKILSKNISDLNGFQEIVDTGFFKNFIHSNFKDHDVITSKCGGYGNQKLSFVYNKKKFQHIRTEEDLAITGKNSCNSGVRPLLKINLKDFTSKKIFWVYLVHLKAGSNSKDIQFRDTQLKYLKSQLSPKNAYVIMGDFNTTQYFHSEGNYFHKFIRDAKLIASSSEIDCSSYWWGGINDGLYYPSLLDHILVTKELVGNFNRIDFTNTEHCAQNTCQIASLQELGQSYNSVSDHCPIRAELR
- a CDS encoding exonuclease domain-containing protein, which codes for MKYLSFDIEATGLAEDDLIIEFGMVPFCAETGEIAHELQRNWYIKCPSFEELKPKLDQWVIDHNEELISKAHAQGEELSKFKEILTEYLESEEVINYFGKSDKDKIILFGKSMNAIDLPFLNRDLGWDFMRKHFHHQVLDLSSVVIGLCDMKLLPNECQSGSGLMKYFKMGDVAHTALEDAVNTAKLYLMIMDSIKR
- a CDS encoding LysM peptidoglycan-binding domain-containing M23 family metallopeptidase; its protein translation is MNLKVILLALVMFCFSCSHLGSGQYVQIRKGDSYTKLAKEFKVDKWVLEEANNKKSLKVGDWFFVPLERGLIGAKNMRMPASTVQYMASGRYIWPVPSSSRISSGFGRRWGRHHDGIDIPARNGAHIVSIDSGVVVYSGKEMGGYGNITVVAHKNGIFSVYAHASKNYTAKGQKVHKGQVIALVGSTGRSTGPHLHFEIRRNSKALNPKNFVSYKSK
- the surE gene encoding 5'/3'-nucleotidase SurE, which produces MSLNIVISNDDGVYAPGINILFEVLSEIANVTMVAPLEERSTTGHTLTLDHPLRVVKIKENIYGCSGYPADCALMGFGHIANKESVDLFISGINRGANLGQDIYYSGTVAAAREATFHNIPSIAVSSAMDFASTKKPDDKYFYTAANFIKKLVQANVHKLIEPMTLLNINVPEVLESEVKGVELAHLGFRRYSENIDMRTDFRNREYFWIGGKYNGHNNDAGSDCSVIDEEKISFTCLNLLSQSSEEPKKWSEFLDSLK
- a CDS encoding aminodeoxychorismate/anthranilate synthase component II, whose protein sequence is MRVLILDFEDSFTFNIFSTLKSMNIEVEILHFREFQIDMGEYFSHIVLGPGPGHIEDYVDFSFVVSKLILDSLSEKIKLIGICLGHQLIQHELGRSISRLETPIHGQSQSIFFPDSSALVKELRSRELEVQLYNSWAVRPRDIDYNFDLEILGSEGEILASISKNIVTYQFHCESIGTSCQQELFSQILV
- a CDS encoding LPS-assembly protein LptD, giving the protein MKLLILKKGNGLSLVHTTSLVKFKNILILALIFFSIKALADDKRVNFSFGNKVQVLSDKAYRRSKNNEFEAVGNVIINHERNSIYGEKASISFKTGDAEVLGNVRYISSDMTVFGSKMEYNFNSSYLGVYNGKIINSNYTVVGKYLAKISENVFIGREAEYTTCRDCPESWSILGKEVQITKNEYIRIKHAYIKVNGVVVMYVPYIVLPIKKDRESGLLFPKIKIDSKESVHFGLPYFWAISDHNDLTFTPMVRGRRGLSGELQFRQAIRGETWLELNTIGVNDRIWTPGKDDYEVSGTHNQRLGGDFEFHSFLDNTVNFHTYFSGMSDLDQVRDLESYYDKRLRSSDLGLESYLNIYNSLFDIGAEVEFKRNLLFENPKGFDHDYVQTLPRVHFNSIPFYLWQGDFFGGKSLSFQWKSEGVVFKQNHFNEGQYIRNATRLNLRPKLLWDLGYLGPVNFKSSVSMDRQDYWFSHEQGDKKFSKSGFVYENEASFEISKIFGLSYDESIPLERIDLEKSKGLDIETKEEDIKFEGHVGSVPKINESFTEDQYKISRNSYRYSQVYKLKHYYLADQKQKGSQKFANQIKSGDGQFDSIDSVREKEFELSHVSSRTSLPVSNTLELQWSNSLIKKYPKEVNVFRDGKYLRDNFSYSKVAYFDVSQGIDLNANTDNTVDKLTRLYVGTGFSLSNFSFSLSEYFYHQNNEHILNFSIAHKLSRFNYGLTFRYDSFTTPINKTADLTASLKLNDLFNLKTIQRYDLDDKGFTESYYQLLYSPLNNCWKADVSYKTTEIEHSIAFNFYINFNENKFYSLSGGE
- a CDS encoding folylpolyglutamate synthase/dihydrofolate synthase family protein: MAYHKFKDDYLDKLLQSYFGAEFFNPNHSEVQQYFNSFREEISHSKTKIITIAGTNGKGQTSHYINDILVSQGFKTGLWTSPHVLSVTERFKFNDQNIDHDNLKEVFERVYSKDFKLSYYEFLFYCFCSIATKRELDYIILEVGLGGRLDAVNFLDADYTLLTSISKDHEEFLGSSLTGILQEKLGVCRAPAPHFSALSQSFLRKRQGEILKGHHFIDLFESGVLLEDDDYFLRNKLLALYFTTYLQEGVLSREELISKASEFSCTVTKGRQEEVTIKDIKFIFIGAHNIDGIRKMRDFFLSKKQSEKSHLLCAFSKRKIEDVETSIEIFKSSPCLWESINFTSFDHLKALDLQSIPMSDDYEICGDWKSYLDEVINSKKGQWIVTGSYYFIGEVQKYLNTRFNLF
- the accD gene encoding acetyl-CoA carboxylase, carboxyltransferase subunit beta, which encodes MGWFDTVQNPKLKSAKKVSTNTPSGLWKKCTNCSEIIQSDKLDEVYQVCPYCDHHFRLSAHERINLIIDEGTFEYHLEDMTSSDPLEFVDKKSYKTRLSEAYEKTGLYDGTLCGVGKINKKDVALCVMNFQYMGGSMGVVTGEKVAHVMDIALEKKIPAIVLCSSGGARMQEGILSLMQMAKTSAARQKLKNAGIPFISILTDPTTGGVAASYAMLGDINIAEPKALIGFAGPRVIEQSIRQTLPQGFQRSEFLLEHGFVDRIVHRHQLKEELSYFVELFEK
- a CDS encoding MBL fold metallo-hydrolase; amino-acid sequence: MLVRIIGGHGGVSPGFRATSYLIDGKLLIDAGSVASGIQIPEQVLIDNILISHSHLDHISDLAFLADNCFGQKGRPFEIHTVKQVKETIMTHLLNDKIWPDFTKLPSAKNPTLHFNELEPEKEVEIGDYKVTPVPVNHDGPGHGFIIEKNGSCIVFTQDTGPTDRIWEVAKTKKNLKAIFTEVSFPNNMMQVALDSKHHTPSTMVEEMKKMPADVPIFLGHLKPNFQDQLFKEIDMIGSDRISVLGSDDTSYVF